The following are encoded in a window of Arcobacter arenosus genomic DNA:
- a CDS encoding c-type cytochrome — MNKPFLIITTIIIGLFTYGISVENNKVEGRWYTKEQVNFGKEVFINNCASCHGKNAEKTVNWKTKLSDGSYPPPPLNDKAHAWHHPKWQLMKIINEGGAAYGGKMPSFKKVLTQEEKEAAIAYFQSFWSDEIYELWNVKLKGLKEKK, encoded by the coding sequence ATGAATAAACCTTTTTTAATAATTACTACTATAATCATTGGACTTTTTACCTATGGTATAAGCGTTGAAAATAACAAAGTTGAAGGAAGATGGTATACAAAAGAACAAGTAAACTTTGGTAAAGAGGTCTTTATAAACAATTGTGCTTCATGCCATGGAAAAAATGCAGAAAAAACAGTTAATTGGAAAACAAAACTATCAGATGGTTCTTACCCTCCCCCTCCACTAAACGATAAAGCCCATGCTTGGCACCATCCAAAATGGCAACTTATGAAGATAATAAATGAGGGAGGTGCAGCTTATGGAGGCAAAATGCCATCATTTAAAAAAGTTTTAACCCAAGAAGAAAAAGAAGCAGCAATTGCATATTTTCAAAGCTTTTGGTCAGATGAGATTTATGAACTTTGGAATGTTAAATTAAAAGGTTTAAAAGAAAAGAAATAA
- a CDS encoding SHOCT domain-containing protein: MYGYMNMNMTMFHGLGMLIFWFIVFFLIFSFFSKDKEKKEETPLNILKKRLAKGEISKEEYDELKKTLSK; the protein is encoded by the coding sequence ATGTATGGATATATGAATATGAACATGACAATGTTTCATGGCTTAGGAATGTTAATTTTTTGGTTTATAGTTTTCTTTTTAATTTTTTCATTTTTTTCAAAAGATAAAGAAAAAAAAGAAGAGACTCCCTTAAATATCTTGAAAAAAAGATTAGCAAAGGGTGAGATATCTAAAGAAGAGTATGACGAACTAAAAAAGACTTTGTCAAAATAA
- a CDS encoding sensor histidine kinase — MMLIAILYYQNEKKLYFDLTKTRMQNVVSNISSRIIFTHMSDSSLDLKQFLKNDIYKISFYDKDKNLIIGNLNEKIDFTKQFIQNEQNFTLVNDSTYGHLGVAYIVIQENLLFKSLKKMQVDIITLFLIVYSILALIGFYLAKLLLKPIKDEREKLNNFIKDTTHELNTPISAILMSSESEELTKKQIKRIQLAANKISEIYKDLTYIFLEDNSEKEDFKNINLKEVIILQLKYFEALAERKKISISTSLEDTNYFIDENDFIRLFNNLLSNAVKYNKMKGSIFIELKNNTLTIKDTGIGIEEKKINDIFNRYFRATTQSGGFGIGLNIVKNITTQYNIDIQVDSKVNEGTTFILKF, encoded by the coding sequence ATGATGTTAATTGCAATACTTTATTATCAAAATGAAAAAAAGTTATATTTTGATTTGACAAAAACAAGAATGCAAAATGTTGTTTCAAATATCTCTTCAAGGATTATTTTTACTCATATGAGTGATAGCTCTTTAGACTTAAAACAGTTTTTAAAAAATGATATTTACAAAATCTCTTTTTATGATAAAGATAAAAATTTGATTATTGGTAATTTAAATGAAAAAATTGATTTTACAAAACAATTTATTCAAAATGAACAAAACTTTACACTAGTTAATGACTCTACTTATGGGCATTTGGGTGTTGCTTATATTGTAATCCAAGAAAACCTTTTATTTAAAAGTTTAAAAAAAATGCAAGTAGATATTATCACTTTATTTTTAATTGTATATTCTATTTTAGCTTTAATTGGTTTTTACCTTGCGAAACTTCTTCTTAAACCAATAAAAGATGAAAGGGAAAAACTCAACAATTTTATAAAAGATACAACCCATGAGTTAAATACTCCAATTAGTGCAATTTTGATGTCAAGTGAGAGTGAAGAATTGACTAAAAAACAGATAAAAAGAATTCAATTAGCAGCTAATAAAATTTCTGAAATATATAAAGATTTAACGTATATTTTTTTAGAAGATAACTCAGAAAAGGAAGATTTTAAAAATATAAATCTTAAAGAGGTAATAATTTTACAGTTAAAATATTTTGAAGCTTTAGCAGAAAGAAAAAAGATATCTATTTCTACCTCTTTAGAGGATACAAACTATTTTATTGATGAAAATGATTTTATTAGATTATTTAATAACTTGCTTTCAAATGCTGTAAAATATAATAAAATGAAAGGTTCAATTTTTATAGAACTAAAAAACAATACTCTTACAATAAAAGATACTGGAATAGGTATAGAAGAAAAAAAAATAAATGATATTTTTAATAGATACTTTAGAGCCACAACTCAAAGTGGAGGCTTTGGAATAGGGCTTAATATTGTAAAAAATATTACTACTCAATACAACATTGATATTCAAGTTGATTCTAAAGTTAACGAGGGTACAACTTTTATTTTAAAGTTTTAA
- a CDS encoding FixH family protein — protein sequence MKLVKLISILALTVGLLWAEPINLSGKKDGYDVNLVSEKSLVVGDNIFYVTLSKDGKALEDAKVKAKFFMPEMPGMPYMEQVGKAELVDGKYKILINFSMGGTWQYHLMFKTADGEVHKIRSSVNL from the coding sequence ATGAAATTAGTAAAATTAATTTCTATTTTAGCGCTTACTGTTGGTCTTTTATGGGCTGAACCTATTAATCTTTCTGGAAAAAAAGATGGATATGATGTAAATTTAGTATCAGAAAAATCATTAGTTGTTGGTGATAATATTTTTTATGTAACACTTTCAAAAGATGGTAAAGCATTAGAAGATGCAAAAGTTAAAGCAAAGTTTTTCATGCCAGAGATGCCAGGGATGCCATATATGGAACAAGTAGGAAAAGCAGAATTAGTTGATGGTAAATATAAAATATTAATCAACTTTTCAATGGGTGGAACTTGGCAATACCATTTAATGTTTAAAACAGCAGATGGTGAAGTTCATAAAATTAGATCAAGTGTAAATCTATAA
- a CDS encoding TolC family protein — MLKKSLVIASFFVITSNAQTLDNLVNSLLEKNYTLKEISSSTDVLKEQISLSYKWNNPILSFGATDLQLNDITKRDKEPMQAHFVGITQNIPLGDKLEISKNIAVDDYEISKLQLEDKKLELKALVYEYAFKIKLIEERLALFEEFKINTKKLESLLKNLYKYNKASQEQIINTQIMYKELKLNSSKLTRALNSLKLKLEKLTYEKIETIDFDTSLEEKNISIDISSHPKILELNKLIEKSSKISSLEEEKKYSDIKMNLTYFQRDEKFEDYVNLSFAIPLSVYGSEDIKATKAKLKSVQLKHKLEDIKFNFKNKIETIKQNLDDSLITFNIIQKEILPKQEELQKILENYNTTLMYKKIDTRVLIKNQNEIIKYKLKAIDEKENYFTSLAKTYYFDKDL; from the coding sequence ATGTTAAAAAAATCTTTAGTTATCGCTTCATTTTTTGTAATAACATCAAATGCCCAAACCCTTGACAATTTAGTTAACTCTTTACTTGAGAAAAACTATACGTTAAAAGAAATTAGCAGCTCTACTGATGTTTTAAAAGAACAAATCTCTTTATCTTATAAGTGGAATAATCCAATTTTATCTTTTGGAGCTACAGACTTACAATTAAATGATATAACAAAAAGGGATAAAGAGCCTATGCAGGCACATTTTGTAGGAATTACACAAAATATACCCCTAGGCGATAAACTAGAGATTTCAAAAAATATTGCAGTTGATGATTATGAAATATCTAAACTTCAACTGGAAGATAAAAAGTTAGAGTTAAAAGCTTTAGTTTATGAATACGCTTTTAAAATTAAGCTTATTGAAGAAAGATTAGCTTTATTTGAAGAGTTTAAAATAAATACAAAAAAACTTGAGTCTCTTCTAAAAAATCTTTATAAATATAATAAAGCTTCTCAAGAACAGATTATCAATACACAAATTATGTATAAAGAATTAAAATTAAACTCTTCAAAACTTACAAGGGCACTTAATAGCTTAAAACTAAAACTAGAAAAACTTACCTATGAAAAAATTGAAACAATTGATTTTGATACAAGTTTAGAAGAAAAGAATATTTCTATTGATATCTCAAGTCATCCAAAAATTCTAGAACTAAATAAACTTATCGAAAAAAGTTCAAAAATCTCTTCATTAGAAGAGGAAAAAAAATATTCAGATATAAAAATGAATCTAACATATTTCCAAAGGGATGAAAAATTTGAAGATTATGTTAATTTATCTTTTGCCATTCCACTTTCTGTTTATGGAAGTGAAGATATAAAAGCTACAAAAGCAAAATTAAAATCTGTACAACTAAAACATAAATTAGAAGATATAAAATTTAATTTCAAAAATAAAATTGAAACAATTAAACAAAATCTAGATGATTCACTAATAACTTTTAATATTATTCAAAAAGAGATTCTTCCAAAACAAGAAGAGTTACAAAAAATACTTGAAAACTATAATACAACTTTAATGTATAAAAAAATTGATACAAGAGTATTAATAAAAAACCAAAATGAAATAATCAAATATAAATTAAAAGCAATTGATGAAAAAGAGAATTATTTTACTTCTTTGGCAAAAACTTACTATTTTGACAAGGATTTATAA
- a CDS encoding efflux RND transporter periplasmic adaptor subunit, with protein sequence MRTLIISLLLGFAVLNAQILEVEQLFNKKLTEVKKEQIGTLKSFYGHMKINETKIYDVVTRFDGYITKLDANEQYKFVKKGESLFSLYSDEINSISQEIKIAKRINKNLLKGNIEKLKSLDLDKKTINKIVNSKNIIEEISIYSPIDSIILNKSINNGSFVKKGKLLLQLAPLDELWFIASVYQKDLTFLKEGMEAKITIDGFEKPVISKVDKIYPNIDLKTKTVDVRFIVPNKDLKLFPNMFAKVLIRDTQKEILTLPKTAVLSKGDKYYAFEQLSKSQFEPIEIKAKRISSNKYEILDGLKEGQKVVDNALFLLDSDAITNGLYSSDDDDW encoded by the coding sequence ATGAGAACACTCATAATATCCCTATTATTAGGCTTTGCAGTACTAAATGCTCAAATTCTTGAAGTTGAGCAGTTGTTCAATAAAAAGCTTACAGAAGTAAAAAAAGAGCAAATAGGTACCTTAAAAAGCTTTTATGGGCATATGAAGATTAATGAAACAAAAATTTATGACGTTGTTACTAGATTTGATGGATATATAACAAAACTTGATGCTAATGAGCAATATAAATTTGTAAAAAAAGGTGAATCTTTATTTTCTCTTTATTCAGATGAGATAAATTCAATTTCGCAAGAGATAAAGATTGCAAAAAGAATTAACAAGAATTTACTAAAGGGAAATATTGAAAAATTAAAATCTTTAGATTTAGATAAAAAAACTATTAACAAAATTGTAAATTCAAAAAATATTATTGAAGAGATTTCTATTTATTCTCCAATTGATTCTATAATATTAAATAAAAGTATAAATAATGGAAGTTTTGTAAAAAAAGGGAAGCTACTTTTACAACTTGCACCCTTAGATGAACTTTGGTTTATTGCTTCTGTTTATCAAAAAGATTTAACATTTTTAAAAGAGGGAATGGAAGCAAAAATCACTATTGATGGATTTGAAAAACCAGTTATTTCAAAAGTTGATAAGATTTATCCAAATATTGATTTAAAAACTAAAACTGTAGATGTAAGATTTATTGTTCCAAATAAAGATTTAAAACTATTTCCAAATATGTTTGCAAAAGTTTTAATAAGAGATACCCAAAAAGAGATTTTAACTTTACCTAAAACTGCCGTTTTATCTAAAGGCGATAAATATTATGCTTTTGAACAACTATCAAAATCACAGTTTGAACCAATAGAGATAAAAGCAAAAAGAATCTCTTCAAATAAATATGAGATACTTGATGGTTTAAAAGAGGGACAAAAAGTAGTTGATAATGCATTATTCTTACTTGATTCAGATGCAATTACAAATGGACTATATAGTTCAGATGATGATGACTGGTAG
- a CDS encoding efflux RND transporter permease subunit, producing the protein MVESIISYSIRNKFLVLFSVIVLTFASFWAVKNTSLDALPDLSPPQVIVQVKWPGQSPKTIEEQVSYPLISNLMSLPDIDTVRAMSSFQNALIYIIFKDGTDLYDSRNRILEQLSQLQGTFPQGVNVAIGPDATGVGWAYEYALKSDTKSLDELRSLQDYYYKFALLGVDGVSEIASIGGFIKNYEITLDQDKMVQYDISINEIKKVLTSNNDEKGGRIILENGFEHMIQAKGYLKNRFDIENITIKTINSIPLKIKDIADVNITSSNRRGMADLNGQGETVGGIVVVRYGENPYAVIKAVKEKIKTLKVEGVEVVETYDRTSLIDKAIDTLKHTLIEESIIVMIVSALFLFHFRSALIIIITLPITVLLTFLLMKAFGLGSNIMSLGGIAIAIGAMVDATIVMVENAHKYLQGKENISNEERIQIIIKSAKQVGRPIFFALILVVVSFLPIFALTGQEGRLFSPLAYTKSFAMIAGAILSITVVPILMIFFIKGKILSEDKNLLNRFFVKLYSPLLKVSLKLRFLVVLIFIGTLLASYPVYKKQNWEFMPMMNEQTFMYMPVTPYGIGVDLSKELTQKTDKILKSFPEVDTVFGKAGRADSATDPAPLAMIETIVTFKPEDQWRPGMTYKKLMSEMDKKLQVAGLINSWTYPIRGRIDMLLTGIRTPLGIKLYGNDHQALEDKAAEFEKILKKFDKTLSVSTDKINSGYYLNINLDEEMISRFGITKNDILSTISLGVAGAKISTLLDGLERYTISLRFETTQREDITSLNNLQVKTKLGFQPLSMFAKLKYEEGPSVIKSEKALNVNFIYITPKSDISATAYKQEAKNLLKDLKLPEGFYYEWAGQSEYLESAMERLTYIIPLTFVIIFILIYFALRNIIYTFIIFFTLPFALTGGIFYLEYLNFNISIAVIVGFLALLGVAAETSIVMLVYLHEAMDNLVKKCPEPEKEHISHAIYKGAVLRLRPKLMTLFAILGGLIPIMYIDGVGSEVMQRIAAPMIGGMVSSAFLTLVIIPAVFYILALKKGGNMAKCDLSH; encoded by the coding sequence ATGGTTGAAAGTATAATCTCTTATAGTATAAGAAATAAATTTCTTGTACTTTTTTCTGTAATAGTTTTAACATTTGCCTCTTTTTGGGCTGTTAAAAATACAAGTTTAGATGCATTACCTGATTTATCTCCACCACAAGTTATTGTACAAGTGAAATGGCCAGGTCAAAGTCCAAAAACAATTGAAGAACAAGTTTCTTATCCACTTATTTCAAACCTTATGAGTCTTCCTGATATTGATACAGTAAGAGCTATGAGTTCATTTCAAAATGCTTTAATCTATATTATATTTAAAGATGGAACAGATTTATATGATTCAAGAAATAGAATTTTAGAGCAGTTGTCTCAATTACAAGGAACTTTCCCTCAAGGTGTTAATGTTGCAATTGGTCCTGATGCTACAGGAGTAGGGTGGGCTTATGAATATGCTTTAAAATCAGATACAAAATCACTTGATGAGTTAAGATCATTGCAAGATTACTATTATAAATTTGCCTTACTTGGAGTTGATGGTGTTAGTGAAATAGCATCTATTGGTGGGTTTATAAAAAATTATGAGATTACACTAGACCAAGATAAAATGGTTCAATATGATATTTCTATAAATGAGATAAAAAAAGTTCTTACATCAAATAATGATGAAAAAGGTGGAAGAATCATTTTAGAAAATGGTTTTGAACATATGATTCAAGCTAAAGGGTATTTAAAAAATAGATTTGACATAGAAAATATTACAATTAAAACTATCAATTCTATCCCTCTAAAAATAAAAGATATAGCAGATGTAAATATAACATCATCAAATAGACGAGGAATGGCTGATTTAAATGGTCAAGGTGAAACAGTTGGTGGTATTGTTGTTGTAAGATATGGAGAAAATCCATATGCTGTTATAAAAGCAGTTAAAGAAAAAATCAAAACTTTAAAGGTTGAGGGTGTTGAAGTTGTAGAAACCTACGATAGAACTTCTTTAATTGATAAAGCTATTGATACACTAAAACACACATTAATTGAAGAGTCGATTATTGTTATGATTGTAAGTGCCTTATTTTTATTTCACTTTAGAAGTGCACTTATTATAATTATTACTCTACCAATTACTGTATTATTAACTTTTTTACTAATGAAAGCTTTTGGACTTGGGTCTAATATAATGAGTTTAGGGGGTATTGCAATTGCTATTGGTGCAATGGTTGATGCAACTATTGTTATGGTAGAAAATGCCCATAAATATCTTCAAGGTAAAGAAAATATTTCAAATGAAGAAAGAATACAAATTATAATAAAATCTGCTAAACAAGTTGGTCGTCCAATCTTTTTTGCCTTGATTTTAGTTGTAGTTTCTTTTTTACCAATTTTTGCTTTAACAGGTCAAGAGGGAAGATTATTTTCACCTTTAGCCTATACTAAATCCTTTGCAATGATTGCAGGAGCAATTCTATCAATTACAGTTGTACCAATACTTATGATATTTTTTATCAAAGGTAAAATATTAAGTGAAGATAAAAACTTGTTAAACAGATTTTTTGTGAAACTTTATTCCCCTTTATTGAAAGTATCCCTAAAACTTAGGTTTTTAGTTGTACTTATTTTTATTGGGACTTTATTGGCTTCATATCCAGTATATAAAAAACAAAACTGGGAATTTATGCCAATGATGAATGAACAAACTTTTATGTATATGCCTGTAACACCATATGGTATTGGGGTAGATTTATCTAAAGAGTTAACACAAAAAACAGATAAGATTTTAAAATCATTTCCAGAAGTTGATACAGTTTTTGGTAAAGCTGGTCGTGCAGATAGTGCAACAGATCCTGCTCCCCTTGCCATGATTGAAACAATTGTAACTTTTAAGCCAGAAGATCAATGGCGTCCTGGAATGACATATAAAAAACTTATGTCTGAGATGGATAAAAAACTTCAGGTTGCTGGACTTATAAATTCATGGACTTACCCAATTAGAGGTAGAATTGATATGCTTCTAACTGGTATTAGAACACCTTTAGGGATAAAACTTTATGGTAATGACCATCAAGCTTTAGAAGATAAAGCGGCAGAATTTGAAAAGATATTAAAAAAGTTTGATAAAACACTTTCAGTATCAACTGATAAAATTAACTCAGGATATTATTTAAATATAAATCTTGATGAAGAGATGATAAGTAGGTTTGGTATTACAAAAAATGATATCCTTTCTACTATCTCTTTAGGTGTTGCAGGAGCTAAAATCTCTACCCTTTTAGATGGATTAGAAAGATATACTATTAGCTTAAGATTTGAAACTACACAAAGGGAAGATATAACTTCATTAAACAATCTTCAAGTTAAAACGAAACTTGGATTCCAACCTTTAAGTATGTTTGCTAAGTTAAAATATGAAGAGGGTCCTTCTGTAATTAAATCTGAAAAAGCTTTAAATGTTAACTTTATTTATATTACTCCTAAAAGTGATATTTCTGCAACAGCATATAAACAAGAGGCTAAGAACTTATTAAAAGATTTAAAGCTTCCAGAAGGATTTTATTATGAGTGGGCAGGGCAGAGTGAGTATTTAGAATCTGCAATGGAAAGATTAACTTATATTATTCCATTGACCTTTGTAATAATCTTTATTTTAATATATTTTGCCCTTAGAAATATTATATATACATTTATAATATTCTTTACTCTACCATTTGCCTTAACAGGTGGTATATTCTATTTAGAGTATTTAAACTTTAATATTTCAATTGCTGTTATTGTTGGATTCCTTGCATTACTTGGTGTTGCTGCTGAAACATCAATTGTAATGTTAGTTTATTTACATGAAGCTATGGATAATCTTGTAAAAAAATGCCCAGAACCGGAAAAAGAACATATCTCCCATGCAATTTATAAAGGGGCTGTTCTTAGATTAAGACCAAAACTTATGACCTTATTTGCAATTTTAGGGGGTCTTATTCCTATTATGTATATTGACGGTGTAGGTAGTGAGGTTATGCAAAGAATTGCCGCACCTATGATAGGTGGTATGGTATCATCCGCCTTTTTAACTTTAGTTATCATTCCAGCAGTATTTTATATATTAGCACTAAAAAAAGGTGGAAATATGGCAAAATGTGATTTATCCCATTAA
- a CDS encoding RNA recognition motif domain-containing protein has protein sequence MNIYVGNLSYRMSDSDLEKVFAKFGEVKSAKVIMDRETGRSKGFGFVEMMTELAGNEAIESLNGSEIEGRSLRVNEAKPREERPRRQY, from the coding sequence ATGAACATTTATGTTGGTAATCTATCATATAGAATGAGTGATAGTGATTTAGAGAAAGTTTTTGCTAAATTTGGCGAAGTTAAAAGTGCTAAAGTGATTATGGACAGAGAAACTGGTAGATCTAAAGGATTTGGTTTCGTTGAAATGATGACTGAACTTGCTGGAAATGAAGCTATTGAATCTTTAAACGGAAGTGAAATTGAAGGTAGATCGCTTAGAGTTAATGAAGCAAAACCAAGAGAAGAAAGACCTAGAAGACAATACTAA
- the gltX gene encoding glutamate--tRNA ligase → MTITRFAPSPTGYLHIGGLRTALYSFLWARRNNGTFRLRIEDTDTQRNNEQAMSAILEAFEWVGLSYDGEVEYQSQRLEIYKKYIQQLLDEGKAYHCYMSKEELDALRETQMANKQTPRYDGTWRPEDGKTLPEIPEGIEPVVRIKAPLEGKITFIDGVKSIMNFECSEVDDFVIARSNGMPTYNFVVTIDDALMEMTDVIRGDDHLTNTAKQIIIYEALGFNVPKFYHVPMINNPQGKKLSKRDGALDVMDYKRKGYLPEALLNFLVRLGWSNGDQEIFSMDEMLELFDPTNINKSASSYNEEKLLWLNAHYIKNVSNERLAQELKFFDCHLEGHDKKEMILDLSKERAQTLVELKEAINKILEVPTEYEAKGSKKFVKEDTIKILETYLQLLEEKKDTLHLACDYELITKPFIEEFELKFPQLFQPIRIALTGGTQAPSVYDIMAILGFEEVKKRINNAIERNFDK, encoded by the coding sequence ATGACAATTACTAGATTTGCTCCAAGCCCAACTGGATATTTACATATTGGTGGATTAAGAACAGCTTTATATAGTTTTTTATGGGCTAGAAGAAATAATGGAACATTTAGATTAAGAATAGAAGATACAGATACTCAAAGAAACAATGAACAAGCTATGAGTGCAATACTTGAAGCATTTGAGTGGGTAGGTTTAAGTTATGATGGTGAAGTTGAGTATCAATCGCAAAGATTAGAAATCTATAAAAAATATATTCAGCAACTACTTGATGAAGGTAAAGCTTATCATTGTTATATGAGTAAAGAAGAACTTGATGCTTTAAGAGAAACTCAAATGGCAAATAAACAAACTCCAAGATATGATGGAACTTGGAGACCAGAAGATGGTAAGACTCTACCTGAGATTCCTGAAGGAATTGAGCCTGTTGTAAGAATTAAAGCTCCTCTTGAAGGTAAAATTACATTTATTGATGGTGTTAAATCAATTATGAATTTTGAATGTTCAGAAGTTGATGATTTTGTAATTGCAAGAAGTAATGGTATGCCAACATATAACTTTGTTGTAACTATTGATGATGCACTAATGGAGATGACTGACGTAATTAGAGGGGATGACCACTTAACAAATACTGCAAAACAAATCATTATCTATGAAGCATTAGGATTTAATGTACCAAAATTTTACCATGTGCCTATGATTAATAATCCACAAGGGAAAAAGTTATCAAAAAGAGATGGTGCACTTGATGTAATGGATTATAAAAGAAAAGGGTATCTACCTGAAGCACTATTAAATTTCCTAGTAAGACTTGGATGGTCAAATGGTGATCAAGAGATATTTTCAATGGATGAGATGTTAGAACTTTTTGACCCAACAAATATTAACAAGTCAGCATCTTCATACAATGAAGAAAAACTTTTATGGTTAAATGCACACTATATCAAAAATGTTTCTAATGAAAGACTTGCTCAAGAATTGAAATTTTTTGATTGTCATTTAGAAGGTCATGATAAAAAAGAGATGATATTAGATCTTTCAAAAGAGAGAGCTCAAACTTTAGTTGAATTAAAAGAAGCAATAAATAAAATTCTTGAAGTTCCAACTGAATATGAAGCAAAAGGGAGTAAAAAGTTTGTAAAAGAAGATACTATTAAAATCTTAGAAACATATTTACAACTATTAGAAGAGAAAAAAGATACTCTTCATTTAGCATGTGATTATGAGTTAATTACAAAACCATTTATTGAAGAATTTGAGTTAAAATTCCCTCAACTTTTCCAACCAATTAGAATTGCATTAACAGGAGGAACACAAGCTCCATCTGTTTATGATATTATGGCAATTTTAGGTTTTGAAGAGGTAAAAAAGAGAATAAACAACGCAATTGAGAGAAATTTCGATAAATAA
- the rlmN gene encoding 23S rRNA (adenine(2503)-C(2))-methyltransferase RlmN, whose amino-acid sequence MENSIYDYTLDELKEQLKPSFRAKQVYNWIYKKYVNSYDEMKNIPNDLKQTLKENYPINILEIVKKEQSTDGSIKYLFKLRDGHTVESVLLLMKKKKVNEDGSIERSEQFTVCISTQVGCKVGCTFCLTAKGGFVRNLTVGEIVDQIVEIKKDNNIAENKSLNIVFMGMGEPLDNYNNFVHSVKVFSEEEGLSINRRRQTVSTSGLSSKIEKLGNENLGIQLAISLHAVDDELRSELIPMNKAYNIKSIIDAVKKFPVDARKKVMFEYLVIKDKNDDIASAKKLLNLLDGIKAKVNLIYFNPYPGTSYQRPERNDMIKFQDYLTSRGLLCTIRESKGLDISAACGQLKEKDANASS is encoded by the coding sequence TTGGAAAATTCAATTTACGATTACACACTAGATGAATTAAAGGAACAATTAAAACCTAGCTTTAGAGCAAAGCAAGTTTATAATTGGATATATAAAAAATATGTAAACTCTTATGATGAGATGAAAAATATTCCAAATGATTTGAAACAAACACTAAAAGAAAATTATCCAATTAATATTCTTGAAATTGTTAAAAAAGAACAAAGTACTGATGGAAGTATAAAATATCTATTTAAACTAAGAGATGGTCATACAGTTGAATCTGTTTTACTACTTATGAAAAAGAAAAAAGTAAATGAAGATGGTTCAATTGAAAGAAGTGAACAGTTTACAGTTTGTATCTCAACTCAAGTTGGATGTAAAGTTGGTTGTACTTTTTGCCTAACAGCAAAAGGAGGTTTTGTAAGAAACCTTACAGTTGGAGAAATAGTTGACCAAATAGTTGAAATAAAAAAAGACAATAATATTGCTGAAAATAAATCTTTAAATATTGTATTTATGGGAATGGGTGAACCTTTAGACAATTATAATAATTTTGTTCACTCAGTAAAGGTCTTTTCAGAAGAAGAAGGACTTTCAATAAATAGAAGAAGACAAACTGTTTCAACATCTGGACTTTCTTCAAAAATTGAAAAACTAGGTAATGAAAACTTAGGAATTCAACTTGCTATATCTTTACATGCAGTTGATGATGAATTAAGAAGTGAACTTATTCCAATGAATAAAGCATACAATATTAAATCAATTATTGATGCAGTTAAAAAGTTTCCTGTTGATGCTAGAAAGAAGGTTATGTTCGAGTATCTAGTTATAAAAGATAAAAATGATGATATAGCAAGTGCTAAAAAACTCTTAAACCTACTTGATGGAATTAAAGCTAAAGTAAACCTAATTTATTTTAATCCATATCCAGGTACTTCATATCAAAGACCCGAAAGGAACGATATGATAAAATTCCAGGATTATTTAACAAGTAGAGGACTACTATGTACGATTAGAGAATCAAAAGGTCTTGATATCTCAGCGGCATGTGGTCAACTAAAAGAGAAGGACGCCAATGCAAGCTCTTGA